ACATCCTGAGCACTTCCTTCGACCGAACCCAGCTGGGTCTTGAACATAAGGTTGAAACTTTTGGGCTCCGTAAGCTCCCCGCCGCATTCGGGACACTTATCTCCCTTGATCTTATCGATGCGGAACCTCTTCTTACACTGTTTACAATCACTCATCATGTCAGCAAAGGAACCGACATGCCCTGAGGCTTTCCAGACCTCGGGGTTCATCAATATCGCCGCGTCCAGCCCCTCCACATCGCTGCGGTCGTAGACCATGCTCTTCCACCACTGGGCCTTGACGTTCTTCTTGAGCTCGACCCCCAGGGGTCCGTAATCCCACACGCTGCCTATTCCGCCGTATATCTCACTGTCCTGGAAAATAAACCCGCGCCTTTTGCAGAGGTTCGCTATATCCTTGAGAGCAACATCAACTGTTACTTCTTCTGTTTCGGTCTTTTTCTTCTTTTTTTCCATGACTAGATTATTCTCTCCTTCTGGAGGGTTTCCAAAAACTTAAGTGATCTCATCTGGCGCCCGAGATGATACGCCATAAAACTTTTCAGTATCCTTTCAGTCTCCCTGCCCACCTGGCTGCTCACCTTTATGTGCGCAAGTCTGTCAATCTCACTCGATTGTATCTTCCTCAGGAATTTTAGTGTTCCCGGGGAAAGTCTTAAATAGCTGCCCGATCGGGATGCGCACCCTGAACATACCGTACCACCTGAAGAGATACTGAATACAGAACCTGTGCCGAGCTCGCCCCCGCACCCGCAGCATATGTCAAGTTCGGGCCTGAGCCCAATGGCTCCCAATGTTTTTATCTCGAATATCCTGCTGACACGTTTTGCGCTGGAACCGGTCCCCAGCATCTCGAGGCTTCTGACCAGGACCCGGTAAAGTTCTTCGTTAGGGTCGTAATCGCTGGTGACCACGTTTATTAATTCTATAAAATAATTAGCGTATGTCAACCTTTCTATGTCTTTTCTTACGGGAAGATAAAAATCGACGGCCTCGCAATGGGTGATAAGGTCCATCGGCCTTTTGTGTTTTCTGTAAAAGAGCAGGTCGCATCTAGTGAATATTTCAAAGTTCCCGGCGAACTGCGGATAGGGGTTCCTCACCCCTTTCATCACGCCTCTTATCTTACCAAAGTTCTCGGTGAACACCACAAGTATGTAGCTGGTCTCCCTTAAAAGGTACTTGCGTAATATTATCCCCTCGGCACTTTGTGCAGGCATATTCAAATGTTTCTAGCTTTGTTCTGACACATAAGGAACGACCGGTGAGACCGATCCTCCGGAAACGACCAGTTTCATGCCGTCTTCAACGCTCATGTTCAAAAACCGTATGCTCCTTCTCGGGATGACCAGGAAAAATCCGCTGGTGGGATTAGGTGTCGTAGGCACGAACACGTTCACGCCCGTTTCGCCCAGCTGATCCTTCAGCTCACCCTTGGTGGTACCGGTGGTGAAAGCTATCGTATAAAGGCCTTCTCTGGGGTACTCAATAAGCACTACCTGTTTGAAGATCGTCTTTCCCTGACCTATGAGCGCACCGAAGATCTGTTTACTCGTAGTATACAGTTTTCCCATGATCGGAACCCTGATGAAAATATTCTCACCAAGGGCGAACATGCGATTTATTACCCATATCTTCGCGCCCCACCCTATAAGAGCAACCGTGAATATAACACCGATAAATATCAGGGTCTTGGCTATTACCACTCCGTGCGTCTGCTCCCATGCCATCGGCGCCAGCACCTTGACCAGCGGGCTGAGTATGACATCGTTCATCTTTATCACCACGAACCTTATGATCCATATGGTGACCACCGCGGGCAGAAGAAGTACTATCCCGTTGAAAAAGTTGACCAGAAATCTGTTCCACAACTTGATTTTCATTAATGTTCCCCGTTTTCTTTTAAGAAAGCATCTGAAATATCAAAAGCGCTACCAGCGCCCCTATCAGACTTCCCGCTATGACCTCCCAGAGCGAATGCACGCCGTTGGTCATCCTGCTTTTCGCTATAATAAGTACTAGAAAGAACACCAGTATGCTCACCAGCGGGTTCATGGTAAGAAGAGATATAACGACCCATACCGCAAACGCAACCGCGGAGTGGCCACTGGGCATCCCTCCTTTTAATAGGAATTTCTCCTTGCGTATGACCTTGATGAGTATGACCACGCCGATCACAACAAGCAAAGTTATCAGCGTTATGTGCCAGGGGGACTGCTTTATCCTTAAAAGCCCCCTCATTCCCCCCGCGATGCGTTTGGCAAAAAGCAGATAGCCGGTAATCGAGGCGTTCACCGCGCTCACGAACACCGCGCCCGCCGAAACGTCCTTGATGATCTTGACCGTCGGATGGAACTCATCGCTCACGTGGTCGGTGAGGTGTTCTATCGCGGTATTGAACATTTCAGCGACCAGCACGAAAGTCACCGCGAAACAGAGGATCATGAACTGTTCCGGAGAGAGATTAAGATATATCCCCGCTATCAGGACCAGAAAAGCGATGGCGAAATGTATCCTCATGTTCCTTTCGCTCTGCAGCGTGTGCACTACTCCTTCAAGAGCAGCGTTCACGCTGAGCAGGAACTTACTTCCGAAATGCTTTTCTGGCTTTTTGTAAAAGCGCATCTTCTTCCTTCCGCATCTTTGCCCGCTTCCGGGCGGTCCTGTCATC
The nucleotide sequence above comes from Candidatus Omnitrophota bacterium. Encoded proteins:
- the recO gene encoding DNA repair protein RecO, whose translation is MPAQSAEGIILRKYLLRETSYILVVFTENFGKIRGVMKGVRNPYPQFAGNFEIFTRCDLLFYRKHKRPMDLITHCEAVDFYLPVRKDIERLTYANYFIELINVVTSDYDPNEELYRVLVRSLEMLGTGSSAKRVSRIFEIKTLGAIGLRPELDICCGCGGELGTGSVFSISSGGTVCSGCASRSGSYLRLSPGTLKFLRKIQSSEIDRLAHIKVSSQVGRETERILKSFMAYHLGRQMRSLKFLETLQKERII
- a CDS encoding DUF502 domain-containing protein, producing MKIKLWNRFLVNFFNGIVLLLPAVVTIWIIRFVVIKMNDVILSPLVKVLAPMAWEQTHGVVIAKTLIFIGVIFTVALIGWGAKIWVINRMFALGENIFIRVPIMGKLYTTSKQIFGALIGQGKTIFKQVVLIEYPREGLYTIAFTTGTTKGELKDQLGETGVNVFVPTTPNPTSGFFLVIPRRSIRFLNMSVEDGMKLVVSGGSVSPVVPYVSEQS
- a CDS encoding phosphatase PAP2 family protein — translated: MMTGPPGSGQRCGRKKMRFYKKPEKHFGSKFLLSVNAALEGVVHTLQSERNMRIHFAIAFLVLIAGIYLNLSPEQFMILCFAVTFVLVAEMFNTAIEHLTDHVSDEFHPTVKIIKDVSAGAVFVSAVNASITGYLLFAKRIAGGMRGLLRIKQSPWHITLITLLVVIGVVILIKVIRKEKFLLKGGMPSGHSAVAFAVWVVISLLTMNPLVSILVFFLVLIIAKSRMTNGVHSLWEVIAGSLIGALVALLIFQMLS